In a genomic window of Cryptococcus deuterogattii R265 chromosome 12, complete sequence:
- a CDS encoding GTP-binding protein ryh1, translating into MSTPQTPSTADFSSASTPLKKFKLVFLGEQSVGKTSLITRFMYDTFDNTYQATIGIDFLSKTMYLEDRTVRLQLWDTAGQERFRSLIPSYIRDSSVAVIVYDITNRTSFQNTSKWVDDVRNERGQDVIIVLVGNKTDLNDKRQVTPEDLDKRAKELGVMSIETSAKAGHNVKTLFKKIAMALPGGNEAKDSGATKIDVSASPQEAPQASGCSC; encoded by the exons ATGTCGACTCCCCAGACCCCTTCCACCGCCgacttctcctctgccaGTACCCCGCTCAAGAAGTTCAAATTAGTATTCCTTGGGGAGCAGAGTGTAGGAAAGACGAGTTTAATCACTCGATTC ATGTACGATACTTTTGATAACACGTACCAAGCAACAATCG GTATCGACTTCTTATCAAAGACCATGTATCTGGAGGACCGTACGGTACGACTACAACTGTGGGATACAG CTGG ACAA GAACGATTCCGATCCCTCATTCCATCCTACATCCGAGACTCCTCCGTCGCCGTCATTGTATACGACATCACAA ACCGAACGTCTTTCCAAAATACTTCAAAGTGGGTCGATGATGTGCGAAATGAGCGAGGGCAGGACGTTATTATTGTGCTTGTGGGGAACAAGACAGATTTGAATGACAAGCG TCAAGTTACCCCTGAGGATCTTGAcaaaagggcaaaggaaCTCGGTGTGATGTCAATTGAAACCTCTGCCAAGGCCGGCCATAATGTCAAGACACTATTTAAGAAGATTGCCATGGCTCTTCCTGGAGGCAATGAAGCAAAGGACAGTGGCGCAACAA AAATCGACGTTTCAGCTTCTCCTCAAGAGGCTCCCCAGGCTTCTGGCTGTTCATGCTAG